GGATATTTGTTTGATATGAAAGCAGATGTGATAAAAGGAGACAAGCTTTTTACATCTGGACTTGGTGGTATATATGTTAAAGATATTTATATAGGAGAAATAAAAGATGTAGTAAAAAATGATGAGGATTTGATGAAAAATGTATATGTAGAACCAGCAGTAGATTTTAAAAAAATATATAGAGTTTTCGTTATATCAAAATAAAAGTTTAGGTGATTTTGTTGGAAATATTGATAATGTTATTAATAATAATAGGCAATTTTATATTACAAAGTACTGTGTTACCTCATATCAATATATTTGGTGTAACACCCAATACAGCCCTTATTATAATAGTAGTGATAGGGCTTCTAAGGGGTAGAATATTTGGAAGTACAGTAGGTTTAATTATAGGTTTGCTGCATGATGTAATATTTTGTCCTGTAATAGGTGTAAATGGATTTATATATTTTTTTGTAGGTTATTTTGTAGGGATGACTGAAAATAAATTAGCAAAAGATAATTTATTGATACCTTTCCTGGCAACAGCAATTTCTACTATAGTTTATCATGGGCTTTATTATATTTTTATGTTTTTTTTAGGATACAATATAGATTTTTCTGTTTTTTTTAAAAATGTAGTGATATTGGAAACTTTGTATAATAGTTTGATATCCATGTTGATTTATAAGTGGTTTTCCAATATATTTATTGTACCTTCCATAAGGTTTACAAGGAGATAGGGGTGAGTTTGTTTGAAATTCTTAGAAAAACTAAAAGATAGATATAACATATTAATATTAATATTAGTTGTAATGTTTTTAACCCTTTCCTTTAGATTAGCAACATTAACTATTGTTCAAGGAGATTATTATAGAGATATTTCAGATAATAATAGGATTAAAGAGGTATATATTACTGCACCTAGAGGTGAAATACGTGATAGGAATGGGCGATTACTAGCAGGTAATAAGCCTAGTTTTACAGTACAAATATTAAAAGATGAGATAGAAATTAAAAATAAAAAAGATACCAATAATACTTTATTGACATTAATTAGATTATTAGAGGAAGATGGAGTAGATTATGTTGATGATTTTCCGATAAAGTTTAACATATTTAAATTCAGCAATGAGAATATGTATTTAACTGAAAATATGTCACCTGATGATAAAGTTATTGATATTATAATTGAAAATGATTTACTTTACTCAATTTTGGATACTTATTATATCTATCCTGATTACGAAGAGCATTTTCAATTTATAACGATAAACAAAGCAATAAATGCTTTAGAAAGTAAAGGTATAGAAGTACCAGTGATTGCTACGTTGACGTCTAATGGACTAAATATAAATTTTGATGAAACTAAAGATATAGATGTATGGAAAAAACAATATGAGATAGAAAGTGATGCGACACCTAAACAAGCCATAATAAGTCTTATAGATAAAAACAAGAATATTATAAGAAAAATAATTGATCATTCTATTTCTAGAGAATTGGTATTTAATATATTACAAGAGAGAAATTTAAGTCAAGGATTGATACTAGAAGAGTATTCTATAACCTATGACGAAGAATATTTACAACAGAAAAGAAGTTTAATGAAGGATTTTAACGACATTTCTTTTGATACAAGTGCAAAAGATGATTTTGTAAATATCGTAACATCAACTTCATTGAAAAATTTATTGGAAAAAGTTGTAGAGCAAGAAGATGAAAAAGGAGATTCTATAAAGATAGTGCCTGGTAAATTGCTAATTGAAAAAATTGAACAGAAAGGATTAAATTCGCCAGTGGATATAGAAATAAATGAGGAAAATAATACAGTGTTATATGTCCATAAGGATAAGAAATTATCATCTAAAGAAAATCCTTTAGATACTTTAATTGCTTTTAGCAAAGAAAATGATTTACTTAAAGATTTTATTACAGATAATAAAATCAAGGGGATAGCTCAAGAAACAATATTAGAAAATGGAATTAATCCAAAGATATCCATATCAAAATGGGAATATGTTTCATTAATTAACAAAGAAGATTGGCTAGATAAATATAAAATATCTAAAAACAAAAATGCAGAAGAAATATTTTTATATTTAAAGAAATATTTTGAAATAGATGATGATTTGAGTAAATATGAAGCTAGAGCTATTATGTCTTTATATGATCAATTAGATAAACAAAAACATAGGGCATATCAACCTATTAATATTGCTTATGGCATAAGGGATTCAACAGTAGCAAAAATAGAAGAAGGCATGATGGAGATGCCTGGCATACAGGTATCTATAGAGCCAATAAGATATTATCCAGAAGGCGAATTAGCTGCTCATTTATTGGGTTATTTAGGGAAAATATCCCAACCATCAGAAATTGAAAAGTATGTAAATGAAAATAAGTATTCTCCTAATGATATTATAGGGAAAACTGGTATAGAAGAAAAATTTGAACATGAGCTTAGAGGAAAACCTGGAATAAAGAGAGTAGAAGTAGATGTGTATGGTAACACCACTAAAGTAATTAATAAGAAGCAAGCTATACCAGGAAACAATGTATATTTAACTATAGATGGGGAATTGCAAAAAGTAGCAGAAGATTCTTTAAAACATGCATTAGAAGAAATTCAAAAAGGTGGTACATTTAAAAGTAAGTGGGGAGATTATAAATTTGGAATTAATAGAAGTAAAGGAAGACCATATATTAATGCAACCTCTGGATCGGTTGTAGCCATAGATGTTAAAACTGGAGAATTATTAGCATTAGCTAATTATCCTGCATATGATCCTAATCTATTTTCTACAGGGATTTCTGATTCTGATTGGGTTTCTTTGTTTCCAGAAAATGAAAATGATCCATTAGCCCCAAGGCCACTTTATAATATTGCAATACAGACTGCAATTCAGCCAGGTTCAACATTTAAAATGGTACCTGCCCTAGCTGCATTGGAAAAGGGACTTAGTCCCAATAAAACTATTAGAGATATGGGTTATGTAGATGTAGGAACGGAAAGATTTGGATGTTGGATTTGGCATTCTTATAAGGGTACTCATGGTTCCGTAAATCTATATGAAGCTCTTAGGGATTCTTGTAACTATTATTTTTATTCTTTAGCTTTTGGTAGAAATCCAAGAACTGGAGAGTCTTTAGGTGTAAGAGTAGATATAGAGGATATTGCTAACATGTCTAAAAAGTTAGGATTAAATGATAAAACAGGCATAGAAATAGATATTCCTAATGAAGTTGCTGGAGGAGTACCAGATCCTCAAAGGAAAATAATGACTACAAAGGCTATGTTAAAACGTTACTTAAATAACAATATTAAGTATTATATCAAAGAGGATGTTAAGTTAAAAGACGAAGAGATAGCAGAGAGAATTGATGAAATAGTAAGTTGGATTGAAGAGCCAGAGCCGATAACTAGAAATGAAGTAATTAGAAGACTTGAAGAGATGGGTATATATGCGGAAAAAGTGCTTCCTGGAGACAGAAATGGATTAGCTGATAAAATAAAATTTGATTATATGAATCAAGCTAGCTGGAATATTACTGATACATTAAATGTAGTTATTGGACAGGGTCAAAATGCATATACACCAATTCAAATGGCTAATTTTATTGCTACTATTGCCAATGGTGGATATAGACATAAAGTTACTGCTATAGATAATATTAAGAATTTCGATAATTCTAAAGTAATTATGGAAAATAATGAAAAACCAGAAAGAATTAAATTAAATAACTATGAAAACTTGGAACATGTGAAATTGGGTATGAAAAAGGTTTCAACAGAGGGAACAGCTAGAAGTTTGTTTAGCAATTTTCCTGTTACTGTAGGTTCTAAAACTGGAACTGCTCAAAAAAGTGGAATAAATCCTGCCACAGGTGATACTTATGATGATTATGCATGGTTTGTTGCTTTTGCACCTTATGAAGATCCAGAAATAGCAGTAGCTGTAGTACTATTCCAAGGAGGTAGTGGTGGATATGCTGGACCTATTGCTAGAGAAATTATAGCGGAATATCTTGGATTTAATGATACAGATGAGAAAGGTACACTTCCTTTTGAAATTGAATTGGCTAGGTAAATACCTTCCAATTCAATTTTTAAAATAAGAAGGATTTTCAAAATATATGAAGAAATATATATATAAGGGAAGATGGAGGTTGCATAAGAGTGAAAGAAGGACTGATTAGTTTTAAAGGTATCAAGGAAGGAATATATGTATATATAAAAGATGGAGAATTTCAGGATATATTAAATGAACTTGATAAAAAATTAAAAAATGGTTTAGATTTTTATCAAGAAGCAAATTTTTTAGGGATTAAAGCAGAAAAATTAAATTCAAGTCAAATTCTTGAACTATTATTTTTGATGAAGTATAGATATAATTTAAATATAATAGAAGAGGGATTAACTGATTATTTAAAAGCCCCTAAGTATTATACAGATATAGATGAAGGTATGACCAAATTTATACATTCAACTATAAGATCGGGTCAGGTTGTAGAATACAATGGAAATATAGTGATAATTGGAGATGTAAATCCAGGAGCTCTAGTTAAAGCAAAAGGTAATATTATAATACTAGGAACCTTAAGAGGGGTAGCCCATGCTGGAATAGATGGAAATAAAAATGCCATAATTGCTGCATATGATTTGAGACCAACTCAATTAAGAATTGCTAATATAATTAGCAGAAAGCCAGATGAGGAAGTAGCAACTTCAGGTATACCTGAAGTTGCTAAAGTAAAGGATGGGGAAGTCTATATAGAACCATATTTACCGAATAAATAATAGAGGGAGGAATGATGATAATATGGGAAAAGCTATTGTAATAACATCAGGTAAAGGTGGAGTAGGAAAAACTACTGCAACAGCTAATATAGGTACTGGATTAGCTATATTAGGTAATAAAGTTGTAGTAGTGGATACAGATATCGGTCTTAGAAATCTAGATGTTGTTATGGGATTAGAAAATAGGATAGTATATGATATAGTAGATGTAGTAGAGAAAACTTGTAGATTAAAGCAAGGATTGATAAGAGATAAAAGATATGATGGATTATTTTTATTACCAGCAGCTCAAACGAAGGATAAAACTGCTATAAAACCAGAGCAAATGTTGGAATTAATAAATGAATTAAAAGAAGAATTTGATTACATAATAATTGATTCTCCAGCTGGGATTGAACAAGGTTTTCAAAATTCTATTGCTGGAGCAGATGAGGCCTATATAGTAACTACGCCTGAAATTGCAGCTGTAAGAGATGCGGATCGAGTTATAGGGTTGCTGGAAGCTAAAGGTATAACTCATCCTAAATTAATAATTAATAGAATAAGACAAGATATGGTTAAAAGAGGAGATATGATGAATGTAGAAGATATTGTAGATATTTTAGCTATAGATTTATTAGGAATAGTACCTGATGATGAGGCTATTGTTGTTTCCACTAATAAAGGAGAGCCTGTAGTTGTTGAAGATAGTCCACTATCTGCAAAAGCTTTTAAAAATATCTGTAGACGAATTACAGGAGAAGAAGTAGAGTTACTTAATTTGGAAGATTGTGAAGGTAAATTTAGTAAATTAATAAAATTACTTTTTAATAAGTAAAGGGGGTATAAAGCTTGGATTTTTTTAAAAAGTTAGGGATAAGAAATGAGCAGAGTAAAGATATAGCTAAAGAAAGGTTAAAATTAGTATTGGTTCATGATAGATCTGATTTATCTCCAAAATTTTTAGAAATGATAGAAGGAGATATCATAAGAGTCATAAAAGAATATGCTGAGATTGATGAAGAAGCATTAGACATTAAACTTACTAGAATGAGAAGAGAAACAGATAATATGCCAATGTCAGCTTTAGTAGCTAATATTCCAATAATCAAGATAAAGGATAATATAGGATAGAAAAGTATATAAAAATTATGGAGAGATATTAAGTATGAATTTTAAAAAAAACAGTATTTATGCAATATTTATATTATTAATAATTTTATTTGTTGTTGGTTGTACAAATAATCAATCTCAGCCACTTGAGAAAACAGATTTTTTAATGGATACAGTTATTAATATAAAAATATATGATAATCAGGATAAAAAAATAATGGATATGGCTATGGATAGGCTGAAAGAGATTGAAAGTAGAATGAGTGTCACTATTGCTAATAGTGATATAAGTAAAATTAATGAAAGTGCAGGTATAAAACCTGTACAAGTTCATGAAGATGTATACTATGTAATAAAAAAAGCAAAATATTTTGCAGAATTATCTCAAGGCGCATATGAACCTACTATTGGACCTTTAGTAGAATTATGGAATATAACTGATGTACATGGAGAAGAACGGAAGTCTATACCTACAGAAGAAGAAATAGAAGAAAAAATGAGCCTAATTGATTATAATGATTTGGTTTTAATGGAAGATAATCAAGTATATTTAAAAAGAAAGGGTATGAAATTAGATTTGGGAGGTATTGTGAAAGGCTACGCGGCAGATGAAGTTAAAAGGATATTTAAAAATAATGGAATTCAATCAGCTATTATAGATTTGGGAGGCAATATTTATGCTTTAGGAGAAAAAGTTAACGGAGAGTCTTGGCGAATAGGAATACAAGATCCTTTTAATATTATTGGCAACTATATAGGCATATTAAGTGTAAAGAATCAATCTATAGTTACTTCTGGAGATTATGAAAGATATTTTTTATATAAAGGAGAAAGATATCATCATATTATAGATCCTAAAACTGGTTATCCTGTAAAAAATGGATTAGCTGGAGTAAGTGTAGTATCGGATAAATCCATAGATGGTGATGCTTTATCTACAGCATTATTTGTACTAGGAATAGAAGAGGGAACTGAATTAATAAATCAATTAGAAGACATAGATGAAATATTTATAACTAAACAAAAAGAAGTTTATATTCAAGAAAAACTAAAAGATAAATTTATATTAAAAGATAAGGATTTTAAATTAATATACAATCCTTATTGATAGGAATAAAACCCACCTTATATAAATATCATAGTAGTAGATTAAGGTGGGTGAAAATATGAATAAAAAAATATATGGTAATAAATATAGAGGAACTAAAAATTTTTTGAGAAAAAGATTTCATTATAAAAGGCAGTTAAAAAGATTTATATGT
This portion of the Keratinibaculum paraultunense genome encodes:
- the mreD gene encoding rod shape-determining protein MreD; amino-acid sequence: MLLIIIGNFILQSTVLPHINIFGVTPNTALIIIVVIGLLRGRIFGSTVGLIIGLLHDVIFCPVIGVNGFIYFFVGYFVGMTENKLAKDNLLIPFLATAISTIVYHGLYYIFMFFLGYNIDFSVFFKNVVILETLYNSLISMLIYKWFSNIFIVPSIRFTRR
- a CDS encoding penicillin-binding transpeptidase domain-containing protein, which encodes MKFLEKLKDRYNILILILVVMFLTLSFRLATLTIVQGDYYRDISDNNRIKEVYITAPRGEIRDRNGRLLAGNKPSFTVQILKDEIEIKNKKDTNNTLLTLIRLLEEDGVDYVDDFPIKFNIFKFSNENMYLTENMSPDDKVIDIIIENDLLYSILDTYYIYPDYEEHFQFITINKAINALESKGIEVPVIATLTSNGLNINFDETKDIDVWKKQYEIESDATPKQAIISLIDKNKNIIRKIIDHSISRELVFNILQERNLSQGLILEEYSITYDEEYLQQKRSLMKDFNDISFDTSAKDDFVNIVTSTSLKNLLEKVVEQEDEKGDSIKIVPGKLLIEKIEQKGLNSPVDIEINEENNTVLYVHKDKKLSSKENPLDTLIAFSKENDLLKDFITDNKIKGIAQETILENGINPKISISKWEYVSLINKEDWLDKYKISKNKNAEEIFLYLKKYFEIDDDLSKYEARAIMSLYDQLDKQKHRAYQPINIAYGIRDSTVAKIEEGMMEMPGIQVSIEPIRYYPEGELAAHLLGYLGKISQPSEIEKYVNENKYSPNDIIGKTGIEEKFEHELRGKPGIKRVEVDVYGNTTKVINKKQAIPGNNVYLTIDGELQKVAEDSLKHALEEIQKGGTFKSKWGDYKFGINRSKGRPYINATSGSVVAIDVKTGELLALANYPAYDPNLFSTGISDSDWVSLFPENENDPLAPRPLYNIAIQTAIQPGSTFKMVPALAALEKGLSPNKTIRDMGYVDVGTERFGCWIWHSYKGTHGSVNLYEALRDSCNYYFYSLAFGRNPRTGESLGVRVDIEDIANMSKKLGLNDKTGIEIDIPNEVAGGVPDPQRKIMTTKAMLKRYLNNNIKYYIKEDVKLKDEEIAERIDEIVSWIEEPEPITRNEVIRRLEEMGIYAEKVLPGDRNGLADKIKFDYMNQASWNITDTLNVVIGQGQNAYTPIQMANFIATIANGGYRHKVTAIDNIKNFDNSKVIMENNEKPERIKLNNYENLEHVKLGMKKVSTEGTARSLFSNFPVTVGSKTGTAQKSGINPATGDTYDDYAWFVAFAPYEDPEIAVAVVLFQGGSGGYAGPIAREIIAEYLGFNDTDEKGTLPFEIELAR
- the minC gene encoding septum site-determining protein MinC, whose product is MKEGLISFKGIKEGIYVYIKDGEFQDILNELDKKLKNGLDFYQEANFLGIKAEKLNSSQILELLFLMKYRYNLNIIEEGLTDYLKAPKYYTDIDEGMTKFIHSTIRSGQVVEYNGNIVIIGDVNPGALVKAKGNIIILGTLRGVAHAGIDGNKNAIIAAYDLRPTQLRIANIISRKPDEEVATSGIPEVAKVKDGEVYIEPYLPNK
- the minD gene encoding septum site-determining protein MinD, coding for MGKAIVITSGKGGVGKTTATANIGTGLAILGNKVVVVDTDIGLRNLDVVMGLENRIVYDIVDVVEKTCRLKQGLIRDKRYDGLFLLPAAQTKDKTAIKPEQMLELINELKEEFDYIIIDSPAGIEQGFQNSIAGADEAYIVTTPEIAAVRDADRVIGLLEAKGITHPKLIINRIRQDMVKRGDMMNVEDIVDILAIDLLGIVPDDEAIVVSTNKGEPVVVEDSPLSAKAFKNICRRITGEEVELLNLEDCEGKFSKLIKLLFNK
- the minE gene encoding cell division topological specificity factor MinE, producing the protein MDFFKKLGIRNEQSKDIAKERLKLVLVHDRSDLSPKFLEMIEGDIIRVIKEYAEIDEEALDIKLTRMRRETDNMPMSALVANIPIIKIKDNIG
- a CDS encoding FAD:protein FMN transferase — translated: MNFKKNSIYAIFILLIILFVVGCTNNQSQPLEKTDFLMDTVINIKIYDNQDKKIMDMAMDRLKEIESRMSVTIANSDISKINESAGIKPVQVHEDVYYVIKKAKYFAELSQGAYEPTIGPLVELWNITDVHGEERKSIPTEEEIEEKMSLIDYNDLVLMEDNQVYLKRKGMKLDLGGIVKGYAADEVKRIFKNNGIQSAIIDLGGNIYALGEKVNGESWRIGIQDPFNIIGNYIGILSVKNQSIVTSGDYERYFLYKGERYHHIIDPKTGYPVKNGLAGVSVVSDKSIDGDALSTALFVLGIEEGTELINQLEDIDEIFITKQKEVYIQEKLKDKFILKDKDFKLIYNPY